aacaacgtgaaagaacagaacgagaaagagagagagagagagagcccgcgcgaatgtatggtgtataagttgctggaaagcagaagagatattgtgtccagcacccccccccccccccaaattctctccccgctcaagaccggagtgaaaccaatgataataatatatgaacaaaaatccagattcacaatttcaatggggagtgtgtcattccccttctccgttacaatttgtcaagtggcagcggcagggagaacaatttgttttgttttttaagcagaaagctgtgatgatagggggagaataaaataaataaaacattaacgaataacaagaacaaaacaacgacaaaacaatttgtatctGGAtgaattttttatcatttaacatagaccaacttggagaaataagatgttcatgcaattgtcgtataatcggagcagatgtcggcggagcaaatatcggcggagcaattgtcgcggagcaattgccgtataatcggagcagatgtcggcggagcaattgtcggcggagcaattttcggcggagcagatgtcggcggagcacatgtcagcggagcaaatatcggcggagcaaataacggcggagcaagtgtcgacggagcacatatcgtcggagcaagtgtcgacggagcaactgtcggcggagcaattgtccggagcaattgtcggcggagcaattgtcttattttgcgtagcaattgtcggtggagcagatgtcggcggagcaattgtcgggtcaccccTTTTTcgtcattcaattcatttcacattcaaatattttctgcagTGGGGGTCTAAATTTAGGATAAAATTAGACCAACGTTCGGAATCAATTAAAATTTGGATAATTGTTATGGGTGAACATTCTCTGAAAACCAAAAACGGTCAAAATGTCACCTCTATATCAGTATTCCAActcaacagtaaaaaaaaatatgacaagcagAAAACAAAAGCCATCAAAACTCTGTGCGAGGGTGGGCTCTCCTCCCCGTCCACCTCTTTAAAGTAgaactatattgaaaatcgtaaaaatggagaatcatatatcaaattaaaggagaaaataaggagaacacgatggtgtaaatcatttatcatggagaccgatggaactcagttaattgatagtttaaagttctctctctgaatgcttcaaacacgcagaattacgtccgcgaaattggggattttttatgacgtcactttctgtacgagaggcgtgattggctctccaacgtaaagctccacttgcatgcagaacctgttgcgagggtgcGTTTTCttcacattgtcactgaatacttcgatcccgaaatgaaagaaaacccagaattttatctagatttggattttcaaattgatgattatgaagatgaagagaatgatgatgaagtttctagctctagaaaaacaaagtgacgtggatagaggtatacattaggggaattacgccggtgattatgagtcggacaattcaacttgcatgccgattcgctaccaacacaTGCAGCTGATGGCTGctccgcgggtcaaatccatgaaaatgaattccatcacgaccacatccagacagagtctctttcttctattaacaacataatgagaatgaaaataatgatataactgtacttacaaacaagtgaatatatccgaacctaggctgaaggtaaatcaactcaaggaataacagcagacgatatgcaccgacgatgaatttcacgtggctgggagattgtcactcgttctgttagataaaatttctatctcattattttgactaaattacgaaactcggaggattagtattctacataaaaattaagtaacacctggtactattttttgaattacgataaaacctttttgaagcaaagaaaatgaggtaaattaaaattagatataaattaagatcatccgcctagctcgcattcgattgtaaacaatcagcaaggcgagcacatagagttggataaagctacgctccaactctatgggcgagcaagccactgaactgaaaatacgtattttcagttcagtggagcaagctggccatgtgcttttggttgtttgtttacaatcgcatgcggctaagtggatgatcctttatatcttattttaatttacctcaatttctttgcttcaaaaatattttatcgtaattcaaaaaatagtaccaggtgttacttaattattatgtagaatactaattatccgagtttcgtaatttagtcaaaataatgagatataaattttatctaacagaacgagtgacaatctattccagccacgtgaaattcatcgtcggtgcatatcgtctgctgctatttcttgagttgatttaccttcagcctaggttcggatatattcacttatttgtaagtacagttattttattattttccttctcattatgttgttgatagaggaaagagactctgtctggatgtggtcatgctgcatggaattcattttcatggatttgacccgcggtgcagctagcagctgcatgcgttggtagcgaatcggcttgcaagttgaattgtcttactcatcatcaccggcgtaattcccttaatttaccaccatccacgtcactttgtttttctagagttagaaactttatcatcattctcttcatcttcataatcatcaatttgaaaatccaaatctagataaatttctgggttttctttcatttcatgatcgaagtattcagtgtcagtgtggagaaaacgtaccctcgcaacaggttttgcatgcaagtggagcttgacgtgggagagccaatcacgcctctcgtacagacagtgacgtcatcaaattcgagtcaattcagagaccgatgcgaggcatatttcggagaggcattttagcgctttttaattggcgatttccaccttatgtattattttcgttatttttgaatgacctaatggtaatcctcacatcattacctttccactgatatataataaggccatattcataatcaatatatttctcttttaaagaaataatagaaataaaaacaattccCAAGAATATGAGCCAGACAGATGCTTTTTAAAATCTAACATTGAGGAATATAATTTGTCGAGTTTTTTGTACTTACACAGCTCTTTGGGGGACTACGTCAGTACCAATGAGACGTCCAAACAACTTGGCAGCTTCCCGTACCTGCTCTTCACTGCCCTCATATTCCAGGGGCATTTTATTGCCAGTCTGACTCTCATACTCATTCTTCATAAAGTGCGCTCGTGTAAACCGTTCAAACCAAATCTCGATTCCTTCAACGCCACTCAGACACTTGCATAGAGCCGTGGAGATGGTTCTTGGCAAGACCCAAGCGATTATTTTAACCGGGGTGTCTTCAGAATCGGCCATTTTTGGTTAAGTGAgagaaaatacaaacgaacgaGTTGCGCTAACGTATTTAAGATACGATAAGTTCTGAAGAGAAAAGAACCACATAGAGTATAACACAGGGTGGTGCTATCTTGGTGTCAGTAACCATTGACCTTGAACACACAAACGGCCAACAAAGCAATATTGATAATttggaatataatttttgaCCTTTGTACGTTGTGGATAGAATAAACAGATAGGATACGAGGCCTCATTTATAGCTCCTATTTTTTATAAAGTTATTATAAATCAGTCCAAAGTCATCAGTTAATCTCATTGTCAACATTTCAGCTTGCATGGATTTTATATATCTCCACTTTATAACAAGTAATTTGCCCTTATTCCCTTGTCCTCTCTTACTCTATATTTGTCTGCCTCATAGCCTTATCCTTTGTCGTTCTCCCGTGGCTTTATCTTCTTTTACCCTTCATTCTCTCCTCCTCATTTTGGGGTTCTTTTCTTTATCGTTTCTGTAAgcctcctctctttctttctctttcaaacCATTTCCTGTATGCCTATATACTCCCCCGGCCCCCAACCCCCTTTTTTATCTCTCCTCTATCCCCATTACTATCTCCCATCCTCTTTCTCTCTGGTAATCCCCGTCCTGTCTTACCTTCCTCGccctaaataaataattatatatcatgACAGAAacgaatgaagagaacaatataGTTCCCCTCGACTATTGTTCTCTTCACTCATTTCTTTCACTacatatttgaataaaagattTGCTAAATGCGTTGTGCATCTGTAATTTCtcacatatgtatatatatacatttatataccattgttctcttcatccatttctttcacacaatatttaaataaaagagttgccaaagctgtagtacatgtataacttcacacatttatatatatacatttatatatatagtgtCACGAATTTGTATTTGTACTATACTGTCATTCTTGGTATTCATTGAGAGCAAAGCATTCTCGAGTTTGTAAATCGCATAGCTTGCGGGATGTCTACATCTCGTTCTGCCTGAGCGTCCTTCCAACATTCCCAGCTGAGGTCAGACATTATTTATTACCTGGGCCTCGCTCGTCAAGAGCGACTGTCCTTCGCTTACGTAACGGCGAGGATAGTCTCTCAGTCGCGTGCGGCCTCGCCCAACGATGTCAGACCTCTGTCGCGTGCGACCTCGCCTGACCTCACGCCGAGGACAGTTCTGTTTTGCATAAGTCCAGGGCCTCGATCGCTCGTAAACAGAGTCTGCCCTTGTGTTATGCAACATCAAGGACCGACTCTCAGTCGCGTGCAGCCCATCTATGCCGAGGACGAATGCTGTTCTTGGGAGAGGGATAGAAACAAGCTCAAGGATGCTTTGCTCGATTTAGCTCTCTATAAAAGGGGTGGTAATTCGCATTTGGGGAGAGTTCCTCGGGGCATGTCGTGGAGTCCTTTTCATTTGAGTGTAGTTGGACTGtatccccgggggggggccacttacattgacgagtggataccatgcgcgaccaaaaaaacacgtaaaaaggatgtctttttcaagatagggcacgttacgtacgtaacgtgataagggtgtcaaaaacacaaaaatattgaaaaaagggtatctatttcgctcggaaaatatacgtgtttagggtcaaatatgcggggatgataaaacaaaatcaaaatgtttcataaaggatgtcctttttgccccaacactacgtgtttagagtccgatttgcgcgaggtgtggaaggtcgggccttactaaaccaaaataatggtgtgtaaCGTAAAACCGACGATcggacggacccgtgacataacaataaaatatcgctgtacttgtttaggggttcatttcagggaatacttgccaagagtatcgttttgtttccaatacttgttaaggggtgcattttcagaatattgaaaatacatcgctgtacttgtttaggggctcaattctgggaatacttgccaatacttgttaagggtagggtttcacacgccaatgcttgttaaggggtgcattttcagaatatggaaaatacgtgtttagggtgcttttcaagaccccgtggtcgcgcatggtatccacccgtcaatggaagtggcccctccgggACTGTATCTTATTCTTCGAACGTGTTTATTAATAAATGGACAGTCTAACCTAAAAGTCAGCCCTGGTTGTTTCACTTTGCTGTTTCCCACTTGTGAGAGAATATAGACACATGTACAGATAATTGACTTACGTTCTGACGGAACTGAAAGAGTTGAAGTAAGAACTTTGATACAGAGACAGTGAGAGGAGAGAAAACGAACACTTGTGAACTCAGTGAGATCTGTGCGAGCCTACACTATAGTGGTTTAATAATTTCCAACCCCCCTTATAAATTCCGTaacaatatattatgtatatgtatatgtgtgtgtgtgtgtgatggggtgtgtgtgtgcgtgggtgGATGGGTGTGTGCTGAGGCGTGAAGGTGTGTGTGAGTGTTCCGTGGGTGTGTGCATTTACACGAAtcgttgatttttttgtaaataattttatattttgttgttattgttgggTTGTTTTGTACTAAATCATTCTAAATTAATTTAACATACTTAGTACTCAAGCGAGCGCGCACACTCACTCACCTTGCACTCAAACACCAATCACAaacactttttgaaaatcataCTCTTTCCATTAATGCagttttacattacaaaattatgtaaaatactGCATATCCTTTAGTTATAAACCCAATATACAATACAATAAACATGACAATAAATACGaacaatttaataattttcttcaatataaaaCTTCATAGCACTTTGACAAATAATTTTACTGTAGCATTTCATAAACACTCAAACAcgtttaaaaagaaattatactATTGGATGGGAGCCTGGCATTCCTTGTATGCTTGCGTACTGTAAACGGCTGCGTCCTTTGGAGAGCATCAGGAGCAGGGGCGTTATACGGTAATGTATAcgtgattcaattcaattcaatgtttatttttaaaaaaaacatgagtcGCAGCCAAATCAATGGCTGAATTGGTCATGTATTAAAAgtacaaacaattaaaagactcgttccatttttcaaaaattaaaaaaaaataataatcttggTAAAAACTTACAAAATGAATATGTATGTAGTAAATAAGGCAAGAATACTTGGGCAATGAAAATAAGTAGACATAAGATAATGAGGAAGTGGTAAATTAaggagaataaaacaaaataagcaaGTTTTAAAAGATCATTAAAGTATGTGGATATTCAATAGAAGTGTTACTTTCCTATTAAttaaataatataaatttttATTGCAAGTAGGCATATTTAAGGTATTGCTTTCAAATGAGTCTTTATTCAGGAGATTTGAGAAATATGATATGGGGCTATTGCGGAATCGGATTGAAGGAGGTTACCATGTATTAAATGTTGGATGTTTGGTTGAAGACGTTGCGAAATCCAGGCTGAGTTTCTCCCTTCTGAATTAAAGAATGAGATGATAGGCAAGCACTGGCATAATAATCTGTGTAGTTTTGGCCCAACATGATTCTACaagctcttttttttatttgctctaaactttttaaatttttctgTGTCAGTCCACCATCAAAAACTTGAGTGCAGTATTCCATAACAGGACCATATAGGATATTTTGAGAATGTCAGAACATTTTGAAAGGTTCAACTTAATGTGGTTTAGGGAGCTCCACTGATCTATATATATTGGACATTGTAGAAATGTTAATTCggtgtatatattttttacgaCATTCCAACAAAGTAAGATCGTCTTCATATTTATATAGACTGATATATATTCACTAGCATCGTTGATCATAATCAGGAAGAGAATAGAACCTAATTTAGTGCCTTTGGGGTACGCCACCGTGATTGGGTAATTAGACAAAGTGCCTGATATTTTTTTACACGGTTAACGATTCTTCCCCAAAAACTTATAATCATTATATGACATTGATTATTTAATGATGCAAGATCGTACATTGAGTTTGATCAACTTTCTAACGATGTTATGATCCAGCCTATCAAAAGCCTCGGTGAAATTAGTAAACACAACCGTGGATAGACTCTTGCTATGTTATATGTGAAAActgtgtattatcattattgtatatattttaagtcaacttttttttcattgctcATCGTTTTAAATGATAGTAGTTTTACCTCTTTCATATCTTAAACCCATTTATGTTTTCAAAATGTGGGATGGAGACCTTTGCCAGTTTTCTGACATCTGGTGCAAGTTTGTCTATGGGAATTGCCGGTTTTGGCGGAAGAAATCTACTGGAGAACAGTGCTGTTTTAAAAAACGCATTGGCCAACTTGATGACATTGTCGCTAACCCTTATCCAGTTCTTGATCACATCTGGAGAAGCGTCCCAATGAAGAGAATCGCTGTAAGGAAGTCCGGTAAGATCGCAGAACTTCTGAAGCACATCAGCGGGGTTGGTCAACAGATCATCAGTGTTGATGACGATTGGGTTGGGATCCAAGTTGTCCCGGACGTAATTCCAAAGCTCTGTTATTCCGCTGTAGAATTCGTTCGCGTTCATGACAGGGTCACCGTGACCGATGTCGAAGGCGCCTTCGTCGGCGGCATCCCCTGAGCGGATTCCAACATTTGTCAGGTGCTGATACATCGCTTTCATGTAGGATGTGAACAGTTTATGAGGTTCCCGGATGAGAAAGACATGCTTGAATCGTTTTGGTAGGTACTGCCGTCATTTCTTATCCGGAAAAGCCATCTACCCGTTCTTGACAAAGATATACTTACTGGTGGATGCCTCAAGTTCTTTCTGCACGTTATGGTATCTATAAGGAACCAAACCAAAAAGGGCGTATTTAAATTGGTGATTGTGTTTCTCCCACGCTCAGGATGCTCACGCTACCACGTCATCATTTCTTGTTTCGTGTACTGAAACTTGTGCTATGCTACCTAATTTTTTCTTCCTAGTTTCTTGTCATTTCTACTTCCTTTTagtttattttcctttattttattattcgttatcattttatgccatgtCTGCTACTTCCAACTTGTACTAGTTCTTCTTCCTAAGAGTAGTTAGCTAGAGTTGCCAATGTTTTGAGTATCTACGCTACAAGACACTTGCATAAAGCGGTTGAGATTGTTCGTGGCATGATCCAAGCCATGATCCGTACAGGAGAACTTTGACAATCAGCCATTTTGATTTCCAATCATGACTCGCAATTGAACTACAGGGAAACTCTGTGTCACTGTCCTCTATCCgttttgattattttgttttaagcaGTCTTCCCTGTCCATGTGatcgcgttttttttttcgtttctattttcattttgtttgttttttttagcAAAGGGCGAGTTCCATACCTAATTCAAAATAAAGACTCATTTTGGATACACGGATTGCAACGTATTTCCTAAATTATACAATTAAATAGAACAGTAAATTAATCGTCAacttatatcaaaataatgttatGTGGGAGCTACCTTTAACTTACATCTATCAAATACTTCATGCGTGTATACAGAGTGATAGCGATTACAAAGTCCAAAACAGAAGTTGGTTTTTATAGGGACAATGGCTTTTTAAGAAAATTGGCTTTTTACGGAAATGTAATAATGATGCATCAGTAAAATAGaattattatcaatgttattattgttatcagtatTATCATAATTGTTATTGCACTGtacaatatcattatttttatcattgttattatcattattattattatcatcatcatcatcatcaccgtagtagtagtagtagtagtagtagtagtagtagtagtagtagagtagcagaattagcagtagtagtagtagtggtagtagtagtagtagtagtagtagtatagtagtagtagtagtagtcgtagttaGTAGTAGctagtaatactagtaatattagtagttgaagtagttgtagtagtggtagcagtagtagtagtagtagtagttgaagtagtagtagtagtagtagtagtagtagtagtagtagcagcagtagtagtagtagtagtagtagtagttattggtGTTGTTGtagtacagtagtagtagtagtagtagtagtagtagtagtagtagtagtagtatagtagtag
This region of Lytechinus pictus isolate F3 Inbred chromosome 16, Lp3.0, whole genome shotgun sequence genomic DNA includes:
- the LOC129279575 gene encoding LOW QUALITY PROTEIN: uncharacterized protein LOC129279575 (The sequence of the model RefSeq protein was modified relative to this genomic sequence to represent the inferred CDS: substituted 2 bases at 2 genomic stop codons), which gives rise to MADCQSSPVRIMAWIMPRTISTALCKCLVAYHNVQKELEASTSKYIFVKNGXMAFPDKKXRQYLPKRFKHVFLIREPHKLFTSYMKAMYQHLTNVGIRSGDAADEGAFDIGHGDPVMNANEFYSGITELWNYVRDNLDPNPIVINTDDLLTNPADVLQKFCDLTGLPYSDSLHWDASPDVIKNWIRVSDNVIKLANAFFKTALFSSRFLPPKPAIPIDKLAPDVRKLAKVSIPHFENINGFKI